One window of the Acaryochloris sp. CCMEE 5410 genome contains the following:
- a CDS encoding carotenoid oxygenase family protein produces MSGPSTASQTWPSFPKAILSVSRKEHYHQPLGLTILSRKNEEKQVDPSSTAFLDPQYWHSHSPQSEELGPLPSTLKGHVFVIGTAASFDSKKIENTEIYLPTQDGWQHIYSGDGMIYRLDFHNSVHSTATPENPHPEQPCATTQQPGWAHLATRLIKTPDYYADWALESNPKYQKPRSDYQQLTFRDAALTRLSIGLGGRNYLNTAWLPLKPKQNDSERLLVTWDAGRPYEVDPCSLGLVAPVGLNKDWKPIFDMPAVSRPLQKWFGFPILSQVFPMILSSAHPVYDDHEDAVYMVNGTKSMGSMMQVSRLQPYFLKGVLEFINKQEEEDPSVPRMSFFNYVVLGVVNVALWLVGILLAILSFWEVGGTDRLFLYRWQGEQTEIEESNQWEVVTEKGRSIPIYQSVHQMSLTKDYIVISDSSFKFVVADVLPSLFNPQDFTKNLRKIVRFVARSKQKGTEKAEPTPTSTDSPDKNPEEIKQEVKRDWRQDFQDLFSFLNYAQTPYTDVYVIARSDLESGDSSLGVRKVKAKHFRLQPETAHFLASYDNPAGKVVLHVGHIKGLDPAEFVNKIDEAVCHYSATSNSGQPCPEDINEALQQRSGVLANSMAPNQLGTWTLNMETGQSEKVIIEDEDKFQLLAFFALNEKTANQVTDVYWNCGGAWPNHHTLNHLDLYKEQIEPQVLDQQINRLAKEGRPANLLRVSQTPALDGQTSTPPQLKVEDYYAFPPGCYASSPQFVPREDGLPSSTHGYIVCVVVATDYPQTDHAIHPKLSELWIFDAAHLSQGPLYRLNHPELNIGPTLHTAWLSKLESPPSRTDYDVRDDYQGVLDQVEPESLRQRIQDLFDQDVFPKVLHDSADASAKQTFKMRIFDANGVSSAVHRGVEQYAMACGYHNPVVLRVEEDTLVQDVQYQDTDQLSSQQFAEIAQVGVDLFRGHPPRQQYDEPSSLLHQSAKALAALLKIIAAVENGVLLLGQLIIIKSSNPESLPQTYVKVVSEELKQTLAETPELLDSSQAMVNFLYNRAELPDAIA; encoded by the coding sequence GTGAGCGGACCTTCAACAGCATCTCAAACCTGGCCATCCTTTCCCAAAGCGATCTTGTCGGTCAGTCGTAAGGAACATTACCATCAGCCTCTAGGTTTAACGATTCTGTCTAGGAAGAATGAGGAAAAACAAGTAGACCCCAGCAGTACAGCCTTCCTAGATCCACAATATTGGCATAGCCATTCTCCCCAGTCTGAGGAGCTAGGGCCTCTCCCCTCCACCTTGAAAGGCCATGTATTTGTGATTGGCACGGCAGCCTCTTTTGATTCCAAAAAGATAGAAAATACTGAGATTTATTTACCCACCCAAGATGGTTGGCAACATATTTATTCTGGCGATGGCATGATCTATCGCTTAGATTTTCATAACTCTGTGCATTCAACCGCTACACCAGAAAACCCTCACCCCGAACAGCCTTGTGCCACAACCCAGCAACCGGGATGGGCCCATTTAGCGACTCGTCTAATCAAAACCCCTGATTACTATGCAGACTGGGCTTTGGAATCCAACCCCAAGTATCAAAAGCCGAGGTCAGACTATCAGCAGCTGACGTTTCGGGATGCAGCCCTAACGCGTCTATCGATCGGGTTGGGCGGTCGAAATTATCTCAATACCGCCTGGTTACCCTTAAAGCCGAAACAAAATGATAGCGAGCGGTTACTGGTGACTTGGGATGCCGGACGGCCCTATGAAGTTGACCCTTGCTCCTTAGGATTAGTTGCTCCCGTCGGCCTCAATAAAGATTGGAAACCCATTTTTGATATGCCAGCGGTTTCACGGCCTTTGCAAAAGTGGTTTGGGTTCCCGATTTTGTCCCAGGTCTTTCCCATGATTTTGTCATCGGCCCATCCGGTTTATGACGACCATGAAGATGCCGTTTATATGGTCAATGGCACCAAATCCATGGGGAGCATGATGCAAGTCTCACGGCTGCAGCCCTATTTCCTCAAAGGGGTTTTGGAATTCATCAATAAGCAAGAGGAAGAAGACCCCAGTGTCCCGCGAATGTCCTTCTTTAACTATGTTGTGTTGGGGGTCGTTAATGTTGCGCTGTGGCTAGTCGGGATATTGCTGGCTATTTTGAGCTTCTGGGAAGTAGGGGGGACCGATCGGCTTTTCCTCTATCGATGGCAGGGGGAGCAAACAGAGATTGAGGAATCCAATCAATGGGAAGTGGTCACGGAGAAGGGGCGTTCAATTCCCATCTATCAGTCCGTTCATCAAATGTCTTTGACGAAAGACTACATTGTCATCTCTGATTCCAGCTTTAAATTTGTGGTGGCTGATGTACTGCCCAGCCTCTTCAATCCCCAAGATTTTACAAAAAACCTACGCAAGATCGTTCGGTTTGTTGCCCGCTCCAAACAGAAAGGGACCGAAAAGGCTGAACCCACTCCCACCTCAACTGACTCTCCCGATAAAAATCCAGAGGAGATTAAACAAGAGGTTAAAAGGGACTGGCGCCAGGATTTTCAAGATTTATTCTCATTCCTCAACTACGCCCAAACCCCCTACACCGATGTGTACGTTATTGCCCGCTCTGATCTGGAGTCTGGGGATTCCAGTCTAGGTGTCCGCAAAGTCAAGGCTAAGCATTTTCGTCTTCAACCGGAAACTGCCCATTTCCTGGCGAGCTATGATAATCCAGCCGGTAAAGTGGTGCTCCATGTCGGTCATATCAAAGGTCTTGATCCAGCCGAGTTTGTCAACAAAATTGATGAGGCAGTCTGTCATTATTCCGCCACTAGCAACTCAGGCCAACCTTGTCCAGAAGATATCAATGAAGCCCTGCAGCAGCGATCCGGGGTTTTAGCCAACAGTATGGCACCGAATCAGTTAGGGACGTGGACCCTAAATATGGAAACGGGGCAATCTGAAAAAGTCATTATTGAAGACGAAGACAAGTTTCAGCTGCTGGCCTTCTTTGCCCTCAACGAAAAGACAGCCAACCAAGTCACAGATGTGTATTGGAATTGTGGCGGTGCCTGGCCTAATCATCACACCCTCAATCATCTCGATTTATACAAAGAACAAATCGAGCCTCAAGTACTCGATCAACAAATTAACCGGCTTGCTAAGGAAGGCAGACCAGCCAATCTACTGCGAGTCAGTCAGACTCCTGCTCTAGACGGACAGACCTCCACGCCTCCTCAACTCAAGGTTGAAGACTATTACGCCTTTCCGCCAGGCTGTTATGCCAGCTCTCCTCAGTTCGTCCCCAGAGAAGATGGCCTCCCCAGTTCTACCCATGGCTATATTGTTTGCGTAGTTGTGGCGACGGATTATCCACAAACAGACCATGCAATCCATCCTAAGTTGAGTGAGCTATGGATCTTTGATGCCGCCCACCTCAGCCAAGGGCCGCTATATCGGCTGAATCACCCGGAGTTAAATATTGGGCCAACCCTACATACAGCCTGGCTGAGCAAGCTGGAATCGCCCCCCTCGCGGACGGACTATGACGTTCGGGATGATTACCAAGGGGTGCTGGATCAAGTGGAACCTGAGAGCCTCAGACAACGCATCCAGGATCTATTTGACCAGGATGTTTTTCCTAAAGTTCTGCATGACAGTGCAGATGCGAGTGCAAAGCAAACCTTTAAGATGAGGATTTTTGATGCTAATGGCGTATCTTCGGCGGTCCATCGTGGTGTTGAACAATATGCGATGGCCTGTGGATACCATAATCCGGTTGTGCTTCGAGTTGAAGAAGATACCTTAGTTCAAGATGTTCAATATCAAGATACGGATCAACTTTCCTCCCAGCAGTTCGCTGAAATTGCCCAAGTGGGGGTTGACTTGTTTCGCGGTCACCCACCCAGGCAACAATATGATGAGCCATCGTCACTTCTCCATCAGAGTGCCAAGGCCCTCGCAGCTCTGTTAAAAATCATTGCTGCTGTAGAAAATGGAGTTCTGCTGCTGGGCCAACTGATTATTATCAAATCGAGTAATCCAGAGAGTCTCCCCCAGACCTATGTGAAAGTGGTTTCGGAAGAGTTAAAACAGACCCTGGCAGAGACCCCTGAGCTGTTGGATAGCTCCCAGGCAATGGTCAATTTTCTCTATAACCGAGCAGAATTACCGGATGCCATTGCTTAG
- a CDS encoding MBL fold metallo-hydrolase → MAQIQKRRSQNVTGDLYVDSTCIDCDTCRWMAPNIFHRDGSQSAVFAQPTQEKDRLHALQALLACPTASIGTVDKPIEIQQVQQSLPMLIAENVYHCGYHSEKSFGATSYFIQRDKGNVLVDSPRFTPPLVKQLEAMGGIKYMYLTHRDDVADHAQFQAHFGCTRILHQDDISTETLDVELQIEGTAPYPLASELLIIPVPGHSKGHTVLLHKHFLFTGDHLAWSAGSNRLVGFRRYCWYSWDEQIQSMHKLLNYDFDWILPGHGRRYHASLDDMPQQIKNCIAVMETEA, encoded by the coding sequence ATGGCTCAGATACAGAAAAGGCGATCGCAAAACGTTACGGGTGATTTGTACGTTGATAGTACTTGCATTGACTGTGATACCTGCCGATGGATGGCCCCCAACATTTTCCATCGGGATGGCAGTCAGTCCGCCGTGTTTGCCCAGCCCACGCAAGAGAAAGACCGGCTGCATGCCCTACAAGCGTTACTCGCTTGCCCAACAGCTTCAATTGGCACCGTAGATAAACCCATCGAAATTCAACAGGTACAGCAGAGCCTACCTATGCTAATTGCTGAGAATGTCTACCACTGCGGCTACCATTCTGAAAAATCCTTTGGCGCGACCAGCTATTTTATTCAACGGGACAAGGGCAATGTTCTGGTGGACTCCCCCCGATTCACTCCGCCATTGGTCAAACAGCTAGAAGCAATGGGGGGCATCAAGTATATGTATCTTACCCATCGGGATGATGTGGCGGACCATGCTCAGTTTCAAGCCCATTTTGGCTGCACCCGAATCTTGCACCAGGATGATATTTCCACCGAAACCCTAGATGTGGAATTACAGATTGAAGGGACTGCACCCTATCCTTTGGCTTCAGAGCTACTGATTATTCCCGTACCGGGCCATAGCAAAGGCCATACCGTTTTGCTGCATAAGCATTTTTTATTTACGGGAGACCATTTAGCGTGGTCAGCAGGGTCGAATCGTTTGGTTGGGTTCCGACGCTATTGTTGGTATTCCTGGGATGAGCAAATTCAATCCATGCACAAGCTGTTAAATTACGATTTTGACTGGATTCTGCCAGGACATGGACGTCGATATCATGCCAGTTTGGATGATATGCCTCAGCAGATTAAAAACTGTATTGCCGTTATGGAGACTGAAGCTTAA
- a CDS encoding TRAFAC clade GTPase domain-containing protein encodes MEHSIFGTDLAPTMQRVAQFFSRQPPKTYNILSIGFRGAGKTVFLAGSYTSLHFNRKKARLHQEWLDCQDAESHEKMNQLLDFITQSRQYPPPTLKATEFKFSVKTRTLCGVKTRCHLHWWDIPGEFCQPNNADLQLLLFSSHACCLLIDAPAFVNDRPYQQKVKSVLQQLANFLPKSQANRPNYPLAVILTKFDLLQTELSRGQLKQQLQPFVQDLRSHQINAHGFTSAIPLISFGASVTLHPQGTGAPFRWLIAELSNSSYRKNQD; translated from the coding sequence TTGGAACACTCTATTTTCGGAACTGATCTAGCCCCAACAATGCAGCGTGTCGCTCAATTTTTTTCGAGGCAACCTCCCAAAACCTATAATATTTTGAGTATTGGCTTCCGTGGCGCTGGGAAAACCGTTTTTCTGGCAGGTAGCTATACTTCTCTGCACTTTAATCGAAAAAAAGCTCGATTGCACCAAGAATGGCTGGACTGCCAAGATGCTGAGTCTCACGAGAAGATGAATCAGCTGTTGGACTTTATCACCCAGTCTCGTCAGTATCCACCGCCAACCCTAAAAGCGACCGAGTTTAAATTCAGTGTTAAGACTCGAACCCTCTGTGGCGTCAAAACGCGCTGCCATTTGCACTGGTGGGATATTCCGGGAGAATTTTGCCAGCCTAATAATGCCGATTTGCAATTGCTGCTCTTTAGCTCCCATGCCTGCTGTTTACTGATCGATGCCCCCGCGTTCGTCAATGATCGTCCCTATCAGCAGAAAGTGAAATCGGTGCTCCAACAATTAGCGAACTTCCTTCCCAAATCCCAAGCAAATCGCCCTAACTATCCGTTAGCAGTGATTCTGACCAAGTTTGATTTATTGCAAACAGAGCTGAGTCGGGGACAGCTCAAGCAGCAGCTTCAACCGTTTGTGCAGGATTTACGCAGTCATCAGATTAACGCTCACGGGTTCACCTCTGCCATTCCGCTAATCTCCTTTGGGGCTAGCGTGACATTGCATCCTCAAGGTACAGGTGCGCCTTTTCGCTGGCTGATTGCGGAATTAAGCAACTCATCCTACCGAAAGAATCAGGATTGA
- a CDS encoding SDR family oxidoreductase codes for MSHAGELNPESDLVLVVGATGGVGQLTVGELLAQNIKVRVLSRSEDKARQMFADQVEIVVGDTREADTLPAAMPGVTHIISCTGSTAFPTARWEFRAASTRWEWFKRYARPNYCQAQADNSPEKVDAVGGQHLVDAAPQDLKRFLLVSACGIERKDKLPFSILNTFGVLDAKLVGETALRESGLPFTIVRPGRLIDGPYTSYDLNTLLKAKTESQLGIVVGTGDKLSGETSRIDLAAACVACLQNSHTEGKVFEIMSEGARPSTIDWNTLFSELI; via the coding sequence ATGTCCCATGCTGGTGAATTAAATCCTGAGTCTGATTTGGTCTTGGTGGTAGGTGCCACAGGCGGGGTGGGGCAACTGACGGTGGGCGAACTCCTAGCCCAAAATATCAAGGTGCGAGTTTTATCCCGCAGTGAAGATAAGGCCCGGCAGATGTTTGCTGATCAAGTTGAGATAGTGGTAGGCGATACCCGCGAGGCAGACACTTTACCAGCAGCAATGCCCGGTGTAACCCATATTATTTCCTGCACCGGCAGCACCGCCTTTCCCACTGCCCGATGGGAGTTTCGAGCAGCGTCAACTCGGTGGGAATGGTTTAAGCGATATGCCAGACCCAACTATTGCCAAGCCCAAGCAGACAATAGCCCGGAAAAGGTGGATGCAGTAGGGGGGCAACATTTGGTTGATGCTGCGCCTCAGGATCTAAAGCGCTTTTTACTCGTCTCTGCTTGTGGTATCGAGCGCAAAGATAAGCTGCCCTTCAGTATTCTCAATACTTTTGGGGTTTTGGATGCCAAGCTGGTGGGTGAAACGGCGCTCCGTGAGTCAGGTTTGCCTTTCACGATTGTGCGTCCCGGTCGCCTGATCGATGGTCCCTATACCTCCTACGATTTGAATACGTTGTTGAAAGCCAAAACGGAAAGTCAGTTAGGGATTGTTGTTGGCACGGGGGATAAGCTATCCGGAGAAACGAGTCGGATTGATTTGGCAGCGGCTTGTGTCGCCTGTCTGCAGAATTCCCACACGGAGGGCAAGGTTTTTGAAATAATGAGTGAGGGGGCTCGACCTAGCACCATTGATTGGAACACTCTATTTTCGGAACTGATCTAG
- the ald gene encoding alanine dehydrogenase, which translates to MEIGLPKEIKDQEFRVGLSPASVQSLCQQGHQVFVETHAGIGAGFPDEDYLQAGAKIVTTPDQAWNHELVVKVKEPLPAEYGLLQSKQILFTYLHLAADRTLTEQLMQANVSAIAYETVEVTLPDRISLPLLTPMSVIAGRLSIQFGARFLERQQGGRGVLLGGIPGVKPGKVVILGGGVVGTEAARIAVGMGAQVTILDINVERLSYLETLFGSRVELLYSSSRHLEQVLPTADLLVGAVLVPGKRAPILVSRTLVQNMVAGSVIVDVAVDQGGCIETLHTTSHTDPVYEADGVLHYGVPNMPGAVPWTATQALNHSTFPFVAQLANHGLKALEQDAALQKGLNVYQQRLVHPAVQQVFPDLAA; encoded by the coding sequence ATGGAAATCGGTTTACCGAAAGAAATCAAGGATCAAGAATTTCGTGTTGGTCTTAGCCCTGCTAGCGTGCAATCTTTATGCCAGCAAGGTCACCAAGTTTTTGTCGAGACCCATGCTGGGATAGGCGCGGGTTTTCCAGATGAGGACTATCTGCAAGCTGGGGCCAAGATCGTTACCACCCCCGATCAAGCATGGAACCATGAGCTAGTCGTCAAGGTGAAAGAACCCTTGCCTGCGGAGTATGGACTGCTGCAATCGAAGCAAATTCTATTCACTTATTTGCACTTAGCGGCAGATCGCACTTTGACGGAGCAGTTAATGCAAGCCAATGTCAGTGCGATTGCCTATGAAACGGTCGAAGTAACCTTACCCGATCGCATTTCTTTGCCTTTACTCACCCCCATGAGCGTGATCGCGGGTCGCCTCTCCATCCAGTTCGGAGCGCGGTTTCTGGAGCGTCAGCAAGGTGGACGAGGGGTCTTACTAGGAGGAATTCCAGGCGTCAAACCTGGCAAAGTTGTCATTCTCGGTGGCGGTGTGGTGGGCACAGAAGCGGCTCGTATTGCTGTTGGTATGGGTGCTCAAGTCACCATCTTGGATATTAATGTGGAGCGACTTTCCTATTTAGAGACCCTCTTTGGCTCTCGGGTAGAGTTACTGTACAGCAGCTCCCGGCATCTAGAGCAGGTATTACCCACGGCTGATCTATTGGTCGGTGCTGTTCTTGTACCCGGCAAACGGGCTCCCATCTTAGTGTCTCGCACATTAGTACAGAACATGGTGGCGGGTTCGGTGATTGTGGATGTTGCAGTCGATCAAGGCGGCTGCATCGAAACACTGCACACGACCTCTCACACCGATCCAGTTTATGAAGCCGATGGGGTTCTCCATTATGGGGTTCCCAATATGCCCGGAGCAGTACCGTGGACGGCGACTCAAGCTTTAAACCACAGTACGTTCCCGTTTGTAGCTCAGCTTGCCAACCATGGCTTAAAGGCCCTAGAGCAAGATGCTGCCTTGCAAAAGGGATTGAATGTTTATCAACAGCGCTTGGTTCACCCGGCAGTCCAACAAGTCTTCCCCGACTTAGCTGCCTAA
- a CDS encoding DUF2358 domain-containing protein, producing MTILERLQADYDRFPENQSFDLYAEDVYFKDPLNQFRGVAKYQEMIGFIQKWFINTRMEVHGIEQQDNEINTRWTLYWQAPFPWKPEMAITGRSELKLNDAGLVCSHIDYWDCSRFSVFKQLFFPVSSSTL from the coding sequence ATGACCATTCTGGAGCGCCTTCAAGCAGACTACGACCGTTTCCCCGAGAACCAGTCTTTTGACCTGTATGCAGAGGATGTTTACTTCAAAGATCCTCTCAACCAGTTCCGTGGGGTTGCCAAGTATCAGGAAATGATTGGCTTTATCCAGAAGTGGTTTATCAATACCCGAATGGAAGTGCATGGGATTGAGCAGCAAGACAACGAGATTAATACCCGTTGGACCTTGTATTGGCAAGCTCCCTTCCCCTGGAAACCGGAGATGGCCATTACGGGCCGTAGCGAACTGAAGCTCAACGACGCAGGGTTAGTGTGTAGCCATATCGATTATTGGGATTGTTCGCGCTTCTCGGTGTTTAAACAACTCTTTTTCCCAGTCTCATCGTCTACCTTGTAG
- the prmC gene encoding peptide chain release factor N(5)-glutamine methyltransferase codes for MALSPRSPVQPQQNRKPSNRFQVSSSRLWQWHQQAIADLSQEQGRSLVDLRQELDWLLLEISNLTPLDLKLTPSAPPIVQMQVSLEELQQLWHQRLTENRPVQHLTGTAHWRQFHLQVSEDVLIPRPETELLIDLAVDAAQNSTRLEQANLWADLGSGSGAISLGLATAFPQATIHTVDCSQAALAIAQRNSQTYGLDQQIRFHLGQWFQPLVGLEVQFSGIVSNPPYIPTKILPTLQPEVFEHEPHLALDGGEDGLGAIREIVAIAPQYLRPGGVLLLEMMCGQDVAVKTLLINQGQYEQIQIHPDLAGIPRFAQAYRI; via the coding sequence ATGGCGCTCAGCCCCAGAAGCCCAGTGCAACCCCAGCAAAACCGGAAGCCAAGTAATCGTTTCCAAGTCTCAAGTTCAAGACTTTGGCAATGGCATCAACAAGCGATCGCAGATCTGTCTCAAGAACAGGGGCGGTCGCTTGTTGATTTAAGACAGGAATTGGATTGGCTGTTGTTAGAGATCTCTAACCTTACCCCTCTAGATTTGAAGCTAACGCCATCTGCGCCGCCAATCGTTCAGATGCAGGTGTCCTTAGAAGAACTGCAGCAGCTCTGGCACCAACGACTGACTGAGAATAGGCCGGTTCAACATCTGACGGGGACAGCCCATTGGCGTCAATTTCATTTACAGGTGTCAGAGGATGTTCTGATTCCTCGTCCAGAAACGGAATTACTGATTGATTTAGCAGTGGACGCCGCTCAAAATTCTACTCGTCTAGAACAAGCCAATTTATGGGCCGATCTGGGCTCGGGAAGTGGGGCCATTTCTTTAGGGCTAGCGACGGCTTTTCCGCAAGCGACGATTCATACTGTGGACTGTAGTCAAGCAGCTCTAGCTATTGCCCAACGCAATAGTCAAACCTATGGTCTAGACCAACAAATCCGCTTTCATTTGGGGCAGTGGTTTCAACCTTTAGTGGGTCTAGAAGTCCAGTTCTCTGGGATTGTTAGTAATCCGCCCTATATCCCAACGAAAATTTTACCGACCCTGCAGCCTGAAGTGTTTGAACATGAACCGCATTTGGCGTTGGATGGTGGTGAAGATGGATTAGGCGCGATACGGGAGATTGTTGCGATCGCACCCCAATACCTCCGACCCGGTGGTGTCTTACTCCTAGAGATGATGTGTGGCCAAGATGTAGCCGTTAAAACCCTCCTCATCAACCAAGGCCAGTACGAACAGATTCAAATTCATCCAGATTTAGCGGGTATTCCTCGATTTGCCCAAGCTTACCGAATATAA
- a CDS encoding Tic22 family protein, with the protein MKGLIRWGLIVSLAGGGFVGTSLVQQEAAIAIPEAEAVKRLETVPTFAVTDEKGSPVLAAVPNPKDKTKKIQVATFFMSQTDAQNLVNNLKTNKPEIGKSARVTLISLRDAYEITKKNKDKQDQLVFQFIPNKEQVDLAKAILKQEGQDVKQFQGVPMFFAIGGKEKGLLTIEQGKEKIIPFYFRKQDLQGMIDQLKKQNNPLSGTTKIQVTSLDRLVGSLFKSEDATAKQIVLIPARDALEYAVQQQKKNGAQPQKPSATPAKPEAK; encoded by the coding sequence ATGAAAGGATTAATTCGCTGGGGTCTGATAGTTAGCCTGGCTGGAGGTGGCTTTGTCGGTACCTCTCTAGTGCAGCAAGAAGCTGCAATCGCAATTCCTGAAGCGGAAGCGGTTAAGCGCCTCGAAACGGTTCCTACTTTTGCCGTGACGGACGAGAAAGGGTCCCCCGTTCTCGCTGCTGTCCCGAACCCGAAAGATAAGACCAAAAAGATCCAGGTGGCGACGTTCTTTATGAGCCAAACGGATGCTCAAAATTTGGTCAATAACTTAAAAACCAACAAGCCTGAAATTGGTAAGTCAGCCCGAGTGACGCTGATTTCCCTCCGGGATGCTTATGAAATCACCAAGAAGAATAAGGATAAACAGGATCAACTGGTGTTCCAATTTATCCCCAATAAAGAGCAAGTCGATCTGGCCAAGGCCATCCTCAAGCAGGAAGGTCAGGATGTTAAGCAGTTCCAGGGCGTCCCCATGTTCTTCGCCATTGGCGGCAAAGAGAAGGGATTGCTGACGATTGAGCAGGGCAAAGAGAAGATCATCCCCTTCTATTTCCGCAAGCAAGATTTGCAGGGCATGATCGACCAGCTCAAGAAGCAAAATAACCCCCTGAGCGGCACCACCAAAATTCAGGTGACGTCCTTGGATCGCCTGGTGGGTTCTTTGTTCAAGTCTGAAGATGCCACCGCTAAACAAATTGTGCTGATTCCGGCCCGAGATGCCTTAGAGTATGCTGTTCAGCAGCAGAAGAAAAATGGCGCTCAGCCCCAGAAGCCCAGTGCAACCCCAGCAAAACCGGAAGCCAAGTAA
- a CDS encoding PadR family transcriptional regulator, whose amino-acid sequence MNVQDIHQYFKNPPPVYITKEVAVCYILTVLLEEGDSYGTALLKHIRANHPPYRISDTVLYAALNFLIDEEMLSGYWQNESGRGRPRRMYQVAEGREEDAKNLSQLWLKFLGKDPALTESLVLT is encoded by the coding sequence ATGAACGTTCAAGACATCCACCAATATTTCAAAAACCCTCCGCCCGTTTACATTACTAAAGAAGTAGCTGTTTGCTATATCTTGACGGTTTTGTTGGAAGAAGGAGATTCCTATGGCACGGCTCTCCTGAAGCATATTCGAGCCAATCACCCTCCCTATCGAATCTCTGATACGGTGCTGTATGCGGCCCTCAATTTCCTTATTGATGAGGAGATGCTGAGTGGCTATTGGCAAAATGAGTCGGGTCGAGGTCGACCTCGGCGGATGTATCAAGTTGCCGAGGGACGGGAAGAGGATGCTAAAAACTTGTCCCAATTGTGGCTAAAGTTTCTCGGGAAGGATCCTGCCTTAACGGAGTCTTTAGTGTTGACTTAA
- a CDS encoding ABC transporter substrate-binding protein, with translation MLRQRLVSGAALGLCCAITGCQLSVPNSTGGGLKLGTLLPITGDLAQYGTPMQETANLLIKTVNACDGVLGKPVTLISADTQTDPAQGTQAMTKLVEADQVVGVVGAASSASSSAALPIAVRGQVVQISPASTSPVFTERAEKGEFKGFWARTAPPDTFQSQALAQLAQQKGYKSVAILAINNDYGNGLVSAFIPAFKALGGTVVNEARPTFYDPNTSTFDTEVNQVFKGEPDAVLLVSYPETGSLILKSAEELGFLNGETALIATDGMKEANLADLVGKNSQGQYIVAGMLGTAPSAGGPALEAFQQRYQDAFKREPSVFDPNTWDAAALLVLAAEAAKEPTGSGIREHLQSVANAPGEEVTDVCEALKLLRAGKTINYQGASGTVDLNPQGDVTGSYDIWTIDEQGKLTVSDTIAITGSEPAKTTE, from the coding sequence ATGCTTCGTCAACGTCTAGTTTCAGGGGCAGCTTTAGGGCTTTGTTGTGCCATTACAGGATGTCAATTATCTGTCCCTAACTCAACAGGAGGCGGCCTCAAACTCGGTACACTATTGCCGATTACCGGAGACTTGGCGCAATATGGCACGCCGATGCAAGAAACGGCCAACCTGTTAATCAAAACCGTGAATGCCTGTGATGGAGTATTGGGTAAACCGGTCACCCTCATCAGTGCGGATACTCAAACGGATCCCGCCCAAGGCACCCAAGCCATGACTAAACTTGTTGAGGCTGATCAGGTCGTGGGAGTGGTGGGAGCAGCCTCTAGTGCATCATCTAGCGCAGCGCTTCCCATTGCAGTTCGGGGTCAAGTTGTCCAAATCTCTCCGGCCAGTACGAGCCCTGTGTTTACTGAACGGGCCGAAAAAGGTGAATTTAAAGGCTTTTGGGCCCGAACTGCGCCCCCTGACACCTTCCAGAGTCAGGCCCTCGCCCAACTGGCCCAACAGAAAGGGTATAAATCGGTCGCGATCTTAGCTATCAATAATGACTATGGCAATGGCTTAGTCTCTGCCTTTATCCCAGCCTTTAAAGCCTTAGGGGGAACCGTGGTCAATGAAGCCCGACCCACCTTCTATGATCCCAATACTTCCACCTTTGATACCGAAGTGAATCAGGTCTTTAAGGGAGAGCCGGATGCCGTCTTGCTGGTGTCCTATCCCGAAACCGGCAGTTTAATCCTCAAGTCTGCGGAAGAATTAGGGTTCCTCAACGGGGAAACGGCCTTAATCGCAACAGACGGCATGAAAGAAGCCAATCTGGCGGATTTAGTTGGGAAAAACTCCCAAGGTCAATATATTGTGGCTGGGATGTTGGGGACGGCTCCCAGTGCGGGAGGCCCTGCCTTAGAAGCGTTCCAGCAACGCTATCAGGATGCCTTTAAGCGAGAACCTAGTGTCTTTGACCCCAATACTTGGGACGCGGCAGCGCTGCTAGTTTTGGCTGCTGAGGCCGCCAAAGAACCCACAGGTTCTGGCATTCGAGAACATTTGCAATCGGTCGCCAATGCCCCCGGAGAAGAAGTGACGGATGTTTGTGAAGCCTTAAAGTTGTTACGCGCAGGGAAAACCATCAACTACCAAGGCGCTAGCGGTACGGTCGATCTCAATCCGCAAGGGGATGTGACCGGGAGTTACGACATTTGGACCATTGATGAACAGGGCAAACTCACCGTCAGCGATACCATCGCCATTACGGGGTCAGAACCCGCTAAAACCACAGAATAG